One window of Bifidobacterium pseudocatenulatum DSM 20438 = JCM 1200 = LMG 10505 genomic DNA carries:
- a CDS encoding alpha-L-arabinofuranosidase C-terminal domain-containing protein translates to MTDKLIATLNKAGVRNISTDLWGIFYEDISYSGDGGLNADLVQNGAFEYNRADSSDWSNYSFWRKIVPAGSFAAFDVLTDNPVAEENPHYASVEVEQAPASLENIGWDGMVFRAGETYDFSAWMRISSNCEASALPVTVALIDDDGNAIAEQDITVDSNDWRKQEVSLTVSGESNAIVVHEGALRLTFTTEGTVDLDFVTLEPRTTYNGLKHFRPDLVKALADLQPRFMRFPGGCITHGLGMDNMYHWDRTIGDVEHRPHNFNLWGYHQSFRIGYYEYLCLCETIGAKPLPVLPAAVSCQNTSQGPVPIAQKDMPAYIDEVLHLVEFCNGDAATTEWGAKRAAMGHPEPFNLEYLGIGNEDLIDDVFRNRFQQIFDAVKATYPDIVVVGTVGPAPSGPDYEAGWQYAREAGVPIVDEHSYQSSSWWFHNLDHYDTTDREGPKVYLGEYGSWNTQLINGLSEAAFMGRMELNGDAVVMSSYAPLFAKNGHHSWNPDLIYFDNERTYLPYSYWVQQMYATTTSDTAWPVAVEGKTTLRRELPPTVGLRLEGAAHADITNFSVDTADGRHVDLEDCHYAGNGPMNTSLNIDSDAYTINATITYYQGRWGLQLVHGDINGKNHNITSFGRAFEIKVVRDGTAYNLDGTEWSMDEVFPGTVWQVRIEVADRGESMKLYIDGELVAQGVEKPEEPRRTVTVARNDAEGVTYVRIVNALDAEAEIDLNQVLEELGVSAESRASATATVLAGTDPYAGEIGKASPTVPVETAIDLTSGAYTAPSWSFTTLTLHD, encoded by the coding sequence ATGACCGACAAACTCATCGCAACCCTCAACAAGGCGGGCGTGCGCAACATCAGCACCGACCTGTGGGGCATCTTCTACGAAGACATCAGCTACTCCGGCGACGGCGGACTCAACGCCGACCTCGTACAGAACGGCGCATTCGAATACAATCGCGCCGACTCCTCCGACTGGAGCAACTACAGCTTCTGGCGCAAAATCGTGCCCGCCGGCTCCTTCGCAGCCTTCGACGTGCTCACCGACAATCCGGTAGCCGAAGAAAACCCGCACTATGCGTCCGTCGAAGTCGAACAGGCGCCGGCTTCGCTTGAAAATATCGGCTGGGACGGCATGGTCTTCCGTGCCGGCGAAACCTACGATTTCTCCGCATGGATGCGTATTTCCAGCAATTGCGAAGCTTCCGCACTTCCCGTCACCGTCGCTCTGATTGACGACGATGGAAATGCGATTGCAGAACAAGATATCACCGTCGATTCCAACGATTGGCGTAAGCAAGAGGTTTCGCTGACGGTTTCCGGTGAAAGCAATGCCATCGTTGTACATGAAGGCGCTTTGCGACTCACCTTCACCACGGAAGGTACCGTCGATCTTGATTTCGTTACCCTCGAACCACGCACCACCTACAACGGGCTCAAGCATTTCCGTCCCGATTTGGTCAAGGCGCTCGCCGACCTGCAGCCGCGCTTCATGCGCTTCCCGGGCGGCTGCATCACCCACGGTCTTGGCATGGATAACATGTACCACTGGGATCGCACCATCGGTGATGTTGAGCATCGGCCGCACAATTTCAACCTGTGGGGCTACCACCAGTCGTTCCGTATCGGCTACTACGAATACTTGTGCCTGTGTGAAACCATTGGCGCGAAGCCGCTGCCGGTGCTGCCCGCCGCCGTGAGCTGCCAGAACACCAGTCAGGGCCCGGTGCCGATCGCGCAGAAAGACATGCCGGCATACATCGATGAAGTGCTGCATTTGGTCGAATTCTGCAATGGCGATGCCGCGACCACCGAATGGGGTGCCAAGCGTGCCGCCATGGGTCATCCGGAACCGTTCAACCTTGAATATTTGGGCATCGGCAACGAAGATCTCATCGATGACGTGTTCAGGAACCGCTTCCAGCAGATCTTCGACGCGGTCAAGGCCACCTACCCGGATATTGTTGTGGTTGGCACGGTCGGTCCGGCTCCGAGCGGTCCCGACTACGAGGCTGGTTGGCAGTATGCGCGTGAAGCCGGCGTTCCCATCGTTGACGAGCATTCCTATCAGTCCTCCAGCTGGTGGTTCCACAATCTCGACCACTACGACACCACGGATCGTGAGGGCCCGAAGGTGTACTTGGGCGAGTATGGTTCGTGGAACACGCAGCTGATCAACGGTCTTTCCGAAGCGGCGTTCATGGGTCGCATGGAATTGAACGGCGATGCCGTGGTCATGTCTTCGTATGCGCCGCTGTTTGCCAAGAACGGGCATCACAGCTGGAATCCTGATCTGATCTACTTCGACAACGAACGTACCTACCTGCCGTACAGCTACTGGGTGCAGCAGATGTATGCCACCACCACGTCCGATACCGCATGGCCGGTCGCGGTGGAAGGCAAGACCACGCTGCGTCGCGAACTGCCACCAACCGTTGGCCTGCGCTTGGAAGGTGCCGCTCACGCCGACATCACCAACTTCAGCGTTGACACCGCTGATGGCCGCCATGTCGATCTTGAGGACTGCCATTACGCAGGCAATGGTCCGATGAACACGAGCCTCAACATTGACTCTGACGCCTACACCATCAACGCCACCATCACCTACTATCAGGGTCGTTGGGGCTTGCAGCTGGTCCACGGCGACATCAACGGCAAGAACCACAACATCACCTCCTTCGGTCGTGCTTTCGAAATCAAGGTGGTGCGCGACGGTACCGCCTACAATCTTGACGGCACCGAATGGTCCATGGACGAAGTGTTCCCCGGAACCGTGTGGCAGGTGCGCATCGAAGTGGCCGATCGCGGCGAAAGCATGAAGCTGTATATCGATGGAGAGCTTGTTGCGCAGGGTGTTGAGAAGCCGGAAGAGCCCCGCCGTACCGTCACCGTGGCTCGCAATGATGCTGAAGGCGTCACCTACGTGCGTATCGTCAACGCGCTCGACGCTGAAGCCGAGATTGATCTGAACCAAGTGCTTGAAGAGCTTGGTGTTTCCGCGGAATCCCGCGCTTCGGCAACCGCCACCGTGCTCGCCGGAACCGACCCGTACGCCGGTGAAATCGGCAAGGCTTCGCCAACCGTTCCGGTTGAAACCGCAATCGACCTAACCAGCGGCGCCTACACCGCCCCCTCCTGGTCCTTCACCACCCTCACCCTCCATGACTAA
- a CDS encoding LacI family DNA-binding transcriptional regulator: protein MANGKPTLRDVAAEAGVSPMTASNALHGKAGVKESTRAKVLAAAKKLDYRINLTASMLKSGRSNIIHIIVNEFDSPFYSKLTQTLSREITSRGLTPFIEQTQYSPDVAEHALTSNPFSGQLFDGEILHATGLGTNLPLAKLNGGRPLVLLDACEETPTVDAVNFPNEEGERAAMQYLIAQGCRNIAIVGHTFVPRAELAHAQNAFALRLRGACAALLDAGLPYDETMVFEGGRSDEGITAGHAIAERIMAARRTGCGAGAGAGDRETGTAGTADFNDASGKITGRSIETTDKIPAIAFDGVCCANDFAAFGVIRGLADYGIHVPQDVKVIGFDGVTSGTYATPSLSTIQVDLDQLAKFAVDMIVERIERGEVNDNSSNAGNSNDAGTVLPPSRATIGYQLVERESTTAII, encoded by the coding sequence ATGGCAAACGGCAAACCGACATTGCGCGACGTGGCGGCGGAAGCCGGCGTCTCCCCCATGACCGCATCGAATGCGCTGCACGGCAAAGCCGGCGTCAAGGAATCGACGCGGGCCAAAGTGCTGGCAGCAGCGAAAAAACTCGACTATCGCATCAATCTGACAGCCAGCATGCTCAAATCAGGTCGCAGCAACATTATTCACATCATCGTCAACGAATTCGATTCGCCGTTCTATTCGAAGCTGACGCAAACATTGAGCCGCGAGATCACCTCACGCGGACTCACGCCGTTCATCGAGCAAACCCAGTATTCGCCGGACGTGGCCGAACATGCGCTGACCAGCAATCCGTTCTCAGGGCAGCTCTTCGACGGTGAGATTCTGCACGCCACCGGATTGGGCACGAATCTACCGCTCGCCAAACTCAACGGCGGGCGCCCTCTCGTACTGCTCGACGCATGCGAGGAAACGCCAACCGTGGATGCCGTGAATTTTCCCAACGAGGAGGGCGAACGCGCTGCGATGCAGTATCTGATCGCCCAAGGATGCCGGAATATTGCGATTGTCGGGCATACGTTCGTGCCGCGCGCCGAGTTGGCGCATGCGCAGAACGCATTTGCATTGCGACTTCGAGGAGCGTGCGCGGCGTTGCTGGACGCAGGATTGCCATATGACGAAACCATGGTGTTCGAAGGCGGTCGCTCCGACGAAGGCATTACCGCCGGGCACGCGATCGCCGAACGGATCATGGCGGCGCGAAGGACGGGCTGCGGAGCCGGCGCGGGTGCTGGAGACCGCGAAACAGGCACGGCCGGAACCGCCGATTTCAACGATGCAAGCGGCAAGATTACGGGCAGATCGATCGAAACGACCGACAAGATTCCCGCAATCGCGTTCGACGGAGTGTGCTGCGCCAATGATTTCGCCGCATTCGGCGTGATTCGCGGCCTCGCCGACTATGGCATCCATGTGCCGCAAGACGTGAAGGTGATCGGATTCGACGGCGTGACTTCCGGAACCTACGCCACCCCTTCGCTGAGCACCATCCAAGTGGATCTCGACCAGCTTGCCAAATTCGCGGTCGATATGATTGTCGAACGGATCGAACGCGGCGAAGTGAATGATAATTCCAGCAATGCCGGAAATTCCAATGATGCAGGCACGGTGCTGCCGCCGAGCCGCGCAACCATCGGATATCAGTTGGTCGAACGTGAATCCACGACCGCGATCATATAG
- a CDS encoding glycoside hydrolase family 36 protein — MENGNMTPLVPRQDGRLEWGNGVVSMLFDIAADSPVRLCNVVGRNMVPIDGRLSDDGKPVVEKDPRPIVEVCAANTGSQDNRLTLIATVAGSQLRFVSALASEPEPGSADPFRLEITQFAPYADLEPKGREFEPTASERDAADSAANSASEAVSADSNAGLVVTSVFEAFPNLSAVRTYTRLQSARQLPIEAVSSLNLTVPMRVNCGKVHRSNIFWGDAAWAVENDWRVRPLRDTQVRNRNQKINPGQSSSRFAMSSTSTWSSGEHEPAGILQVEGSVRRARDFSVMWQIEHNGPWEWEVGEDDPGLHVTAFGPEYKDHGWFTNLGEGNDFESVPVSFAIAAGDWQRAVAEMTLQRRALRIAKARELGRVDQFEHTQGLVIYNDYMNTLFGDPRIEKELPLIEGAASVGADVFCIDAGWYDSTDGGWWDMVGEWQASTNRFGDAGLRGLADTIRAHGMGLGLWLEPEVIGVKSPLASMLPDSAFFQRHGVRVCDSGRYLLDFRSPEAREHVTRTVDRLIDDFGAVFFKFDYNTIPGVGTDLNAESVGDGLLEHCRAYVDWLDDLRRRHPDVMIENCGSGAMRADYAQLSRLDLQSTSDQCDPLIYAAIAAGAGMTILPEQQGNWGYAQQEMDDETAVFTLATGVLGRLYLSGFIDRMTEPRLSLVRDAIALHRCVLADQQHMVPFWPSGLPDFDGDWLAVGLRHVETDMGDAYVYGESAWNEQAAEQNDQQPQPEDKPDYIIVWRRGGTPSVNMPLDADQTIEQVFPNPAEPDHAPNAKPWTIERMDPETVRLNAATSKQPSARIFAIRRRD; from the coding sequence ATGGAGAACGGCAATATGACTCCCCTTGTTCCTCGGCAGGATGGGCGCCTTGAATGGGGCAATGGTGTGGTCTCCATGCTGTTTGACATTGCCGCCGATTCCCCCGTTCGCCTCTGCAACGTTGTAGGGCGCAACATGGTTCCGATCGATGGTCGCTTGTCTGACGATGGAAAGCCAGTGGTTGAAAAGGATCCGCGTCCGATTGTTGAGGTGTGTGCCGCCAATACCGGTTCGCAAGACAACCGACTGACGCTGATTGCCACAGTTGCCGGCAGCCAATTGCGATTCGTTTCCGCGCTTGCTTCCGAACCTGAACCAGGTTCCGCCGATCCGTTCCGTTTGGAGATCACGCAGTTCGCGCCGTATGCCGATCTTGAACCGAAAGGTCGTGAATTCGAGCCGACGGCAAGCGAACGTGACGCAGCCGATTCCGCCGCGAATTCCGCGTCCGAGGCGGTTTCCGCCGATTCCAATGCAGGCTTGGTGGTCACTTCCGTATTCGAGGCGTTCCCGAATCTTTCCGCAGTGCGCACCTACACGCGTCTGCAGTCCGCCAGGCAACTGCCGATTGAAGCGGTGTCATCGTTGAATCTGACCGTTCCGATGCGCGTCAACTGCGGCAAGGTGCATCGTTCGAATATTTTCTGGGGCGATGCCGCTTGGGCTGTGGAAAACGATTGGCGTGTTCGTCCGCTGCGTGACACTCAGGTGCGTAACCGCAACCAGAAAATCAATCCTGGTCAGTCTAGTTCGCGTTTTGCCATGAGCTCGACTTCTACATGGAGCTCGGGAGAGCATGAGCCGGCCGGCATTCTGCAGGTGGAAGGTTCGGTACGCCGCGCCCGCGATTTTTCCGTAATGTGGCAGATCGAGCATAACGGTCCGTGGGAGTGGGAAGTCGGCGAGGACGATCCCGGTCTGCACGTCACTGCGTTCGGTCCGGAATATAAGGATCATGGTTGGTTCACCAATCTTGGTGAAGGCAATGATTTCGAGTCCGTTCCTGTGTCGTTTGCCATTGCCGCAGGCGATTGGCAGCGGGCTGTTGCCGAAATGACGTTGCAGCGTCGTGCGCTGCGCATTGCCAAGGCTCGTGAGTTGGGGCGCGTCGATCAGTTCGAGCATACGCAGGGTCTTGTGATCTACAACGATTACATGAATACGCTGTTCGGTGACCCTCGTATTGAGAAGGAACTGCCGCTGATTGAAGGTGCGGCAAGCGTTGGCGCGGATGTTTTCTGCATTGACGCCGGCTGGTACGACAGCACCGACGGCGGCTGGTGGGACATGGTCGGCGAATGGCAGGCCTCCACCAACCGTTTCGGCGACGCCGGTCTGCGCGGTCTTGCCGACACGATTCGTGCTCATGGCATGGGCTTGGGACTGTGGCTCGAACCTGAAGTGATCGGCGTGAAATCGCCGCTTGCGAGCATGTTGCCGGATTCCGCGTTCTTCCAGCGTCATGGTGTTCGCGTGTGCGATTCGGGTCGTTATCTGCTTGATTTCCGTTCTCCCGAAGCGCGAGAGCATGTTACGCGTACTGTTGATCGTTTGATTGACGATTTCGGTGCGGTGTTCTTCAAGTTCGACTACAACACCATTCCCGGCGTCGGCACTGATTTGAATGCCGAGTCCGTTGGCGATGGCCTGCTCGAGCATTGCCGCGCATATGTGGATTGGCTTGACGATCTGCGTCGCCGTCATCCGGATGTGATGATCGAAAACTGCGGTTCCGGTGCCATGCGCGCCGATTACGCGCAGTTGTCCCGCTTGGATTTGCAGTCCACTTCCGACCAGTGCGATCCTCTGATTTATGCTGCGATTGCGGCTGGTGCAGGTATGACGATTCTGCCGGAACAGCAGGGTAATTGGGGTTACGCTCAGCAAGAGATGGATGATGAGACTGCTGTGTTCACGCTTGCTACGGGTGTGCTCGGCAGGCTGTATCTGTCTGGTTTCATCGATCGCATGACGGAGCCGCGTCTTTCACTCGTTCGCGACGCTATCGCCTTACATCGTTGTGTACTTGCCGACCAGCAGCATATGGTGCCGTTCTGGCCGTCCGGACTTCCCGACTTCGACGGCGATTGGCTTGCCGTCGGCTTGCGTCATGTCGAAACGGATATGGGTGACGCGTATGTGTACGGCGAATCCGCTTGGAATGAGCAGGCTGCCGAGCAGAACGATCAGCAACCTCAGCCGGAAGATAAGCCCGACTACATCATCGTGTGGCGTCGCGGCGGCACACCGTCCGTGAACATGCCGTTGGATGCGGATCAAACCATCGAACAGGTGTTCCCGAATCCTGCCGAACCGGACCATGCGCCCAATGCCAAACCGTGGACTATCGAACGCATGGATCCGGAAACGGTTCGCCTGAACGCCGCCACCTCCAAGCAACCCTCCGCCCGCATCTTTGCCATTCGCCGCCGCGACTGA
- a CDS encoding ABC transporter ATP-binding protein, with the protein MAKRNTYREDEELEEQINLHDILRIGVYVKPYMSRIIRILAVVVMMSCIAVVVPYLTKIMIDSAIPSKNLTLLGELTGLMAVLIVMYEFGLRYRTVEITRVGQLMLKDMRRDIFTHIQTLPFSYFDSRPHGKILIRVVNYVNTLSDTLSSGLINVISDVFTFLITLVVMFVVDWRLALFSLVLFPFLIAWVLVLQHFQRRAYQVLSNKQSNLNAFIHESITGVKTTQTFAQEAAQFKTFQEQQDDVRTSWMKAVHIQFLMWPGIQTISVMTIAFIYYVGVTGFGAVNVSTGVLIAFVGYANNFWNPVISIGNFYNQLITCSAYLERIFETLDVQPEIRNAPDATELPQIEGRVDFNDVVFRYEPDGRNILNLVDLHVEPGSTVALVGPTGAGKTTIINLLSRFYDVAEGSVTIDGHDVRSVTLESLRRQMGVMLQDTFIFSGNVRENIRYGKLDATDAEIEAAAKAVHAHEFIMDLPNGYDTVVEERGSTLSAGQRQLIAFARVLLADPRILILDEATSNIDTRTEEALQAGLNHLLKGRTSFIIAHRLSTIENADMICYIDHGQIMEQGNHAELLAKRGAYYRLYDSQYAMIKV; encoded by the coding sequence ATGGCAAAACGTAACACATACCGCGAAGATGAAGAGCTGGAAGAACAGATCAACCTGCATGATATTCTGCGCATCGGCGTCTATGTAAAGCCGTATATGTCACGAATCATACGCATTCTTGCCGTCGTCGTCATGATGAGCTGCATTGCGGTAGTCGTGCCATATTTGACGAAAATCATGATTGACAGCGCGATTCCTTCGAAAAATCTCACCTTACTTGGTGAATTAACGGGGTTGATGGCCGTACTTATTGTGATGTATGAGTTTGGATTGCGTTATCGTACCGTCGAAATTACTCGCGTCGGTCAGCTCATGTTGAAAGACATGCGCCGCGATATTTTCACGCATATTCAGACGCTGCCGTTCAGCTATTTCGATTCGCGTCCGCACGGCAAAATCCTGATTCGCGTGGTCAATTATGTGAACACGCTTTCCGACACGTTGAGTTCCGGCCTGATCAATGTGATTTCCGACGTGTTCACCTTCCTGATCACGCTGGTGGTCATGTTCGTGGTCGATTGGCGGCTTGCGCTGTTCAGCCTGGTGCTCTTCCCGTTCCTGATCGCGTGGGTGCTGGTATTGCAGCATTTCCAGCGCCGCGCGTATCAGGTGTTGTCGAACAAGCAGAGCAATCTCAACGCGTTCATTCACGAGTCGATCACCGGCGTGAAAACCACGCAGACCTTCGCCCAGGAGGCGGCGCAGTTCAAAACCTTCCAAGAGCAGCAAGACGACGTGCGCACCTCGTGGATGAAGGCCGTGCATATCCAGTTCCTCATGTGGCCGGGCATTCAAACCATTTCCGTCATGACGATCGCATTCATCTACTATGTGGGCGTCACGGGCTTCGGCGCGGTGAACGTTTCCACCGGCGTGCTGATCGCGTTCGTTGGCTATGCGAATAATTTCTGGAATCCGGTGATCAGCATCGGCAATTTCTACAATCAGCTGATCACTTGTTCCGCATATCTTGAGCGTATTTTCGAAACGCTTGACGTGCAGCCGGAGATTCGTAACGCGCCTGACGCGACTGAACTGCCGCAAATCGAAGGACGCGTCGATTTCAACGATGTAGTTTTCCGTTACGAGCCTGACGGTCGCAATATTCTCAATCTGGTTGATCTGCATGTTGAGCCAGGCAGCACCGTTGCGTTGGTTGGTCCGACCGGTGCCGGCAAAACCACGATTATCAATCTGCTGTCGCGTTTTTACGACGTTGCAGAAGGTTCGGTCACAATTGATGGTCATGATGTGCGTTCTGTCACATTGGAATCGTTGCGTCGGCAGATGGGCGTCATGCTGCAGGATACGTTCATTTTCTCCGGCAATGTGCGCGAGAACATCCGTTACGGCAAGTTGGATGCGACCGATGCTGAGATCGAAGCGGCCGCGAAGGCGGTGCATGCGCACGAGTTCATTATGGATTTGCCGAACGGATACGACACGGTGGTGGAGGAGCGCGGTTCCACGCTTTCCGCTGGTCAACGTCAGCTGATTGCATTCGCCCGCGTGCTGCTGGCCGATCCGCGCATTCTGATTCTCGACGAGGCCACGTCGAATATCGATACGCGTACCGAAGAGGCACTTCAGGCCGGATTGAACCACCTGCTGAAGGGACGCACGAGCTTCATCATCGCGCACCGACTGTCCACCATAGAGAACGCGGACATGATCTGCTACATCGATCATGGGCAGATCATGGAGCAAGGCAACCACGCCGAGCTGCTCGCCAAGCGTGGCGCCTACTATCGCCTCTACGACTCCCAATACGCCATGATCAAGGTCTAA
- a CDS encoding alpha/beta hydrolase, with the protein MTSTQTIEELSAQYAAKYGITREMIDHAERWTETDGDLEGLSEERVRGILDMRFGAIAVDTPRSELWHTPDTIDVIEDIPYLPDGGYDTEAGQCRGHLLDLYLPHDAVLRCGHTLPVYIDIHGGGFTYGYKELNRNFNVHLAETGFAVFSLNYRPAPQTDLRGQLADVQAALRWIKAHLTDYPVNPNAVFLTGDSAGGALTMLTLAIENNAEAAAAFGVDEPSGIGFAGAAPVCGAYSSASLETMGSELTVGYDPNRRTGLEQMLGVEFFDGIEAADPKFLTAEGLAFNVNLPPLFIVTCGDDFLEADNLALAAALARKGADFELFDPKPRRHETLGHVFVIGMPWLDESVECFERLRRFSYERC; encoded by the coding sequence ATGACGAGCACACAGACCATTGAGGAACTCAGCGCACAATACGCGGCAAAATATGGCATCACCCGTGAGATGATCGACCATGCGGAACGTTGGACGGAAACCGACGGCGATCTCGAAGGCCTTTCCGAAGAGCGCGTCCGCGGCATTCTCGACATGCGTTTCGGCGCGATCGCGGTTGACACCCCGCGTTCCGAACTGTGGCACACGCCTGACACAATCGACGTGATCGAAGATATTCCATACCTGCCTGACGGTGGCTACGATACGGAAGCCGGACAGTGCAGAGGGCATTTGCTCGACCTGTATCTACCGCACGATGCGGTGCTGCGCTGCGGGCATACGCTGCCGGTGTACATCGATATACACGGCGGCGGTTTCACTTACGGATATAAGGAATTGAACCGCAACTTCAACGTGCATCTGGCCGAAACGGGCTTCGCCGTATTCTCACTGAACTACCGACCGGCCCCGCAAACCGATTTGAGGGGTCAGCTGGCGGACGTTCAGGCGGCATTGCGTTGGATCAAGGCGCATTTGACTGATTATCCGGTTAATCCGAACGCCGTGTTCCTCACCGGCGATTCGGCAGGCGGCGCGTTGACCATGCTGACGTTGGCGATTGAAAACAATGCCGAAGCCGCGGCCGCATTCGGCGTGGATGAGCCTTCGGGCATTGGTTTCGCCGGTGCCGCTCCGGTGTGCGGTGCCTACAGTTCCGCATCGTTGGAAACCATGGGAAGCGAACTGACCGTAGGCTACGATCCGAATCGCCGCACCGGACTCGAACAGATGCTGGGCGTCGAATTCTTCGACGGCATCGAAGCCGCCGACCCGAAGTTCCTCACCGCCGAAGGCCTGGCGTTCAACGTCAACCTGCCGCCACTGTTCATCGTGACCTGCGGCGACGATTTCCTCGAGGCCGACAATCTGGCGCTTGCTGCCGCACTGGCCCGCAAGGGAGCCGATTTCGAACTGTTCGACCCGAAGCCACGCCGCCACGAAACGCTCGGCCACGTGTTCGTGATCGGCATGCCATGGCTTGACGAAAGCGTGGAATGCTTCGAACGCCTGCGCAGGTTCTCGTACGAGCGCTGCTGA
- a CDS encoding alpha/beta hydrolase, with translation MKHFEYEISGIDGSAAKFVGYCLDNSEEVVPDRVRPSVLVIPGGGYEMTSDREAEPIAMQFLAAGFNAFVLRYSVKPSVFPVALLEAAGAMTMIREHAAEWHVDPDAIAVIGFSAGGHLAANLATSTSDDVLVAHGYDPDAVRPNGLMLAYPVITSGPLAHRGSFDSLLGERRNDSQALESVSIERHIDAKTPPVFAWHTVPDETVPYENTLMLIDACKKAGVSIEAHLFPQGGHGLSLGTAETAWQGVNGIEPSIQIWPQLAVSWMRRTFAR, from the coding sequence ATGAAACATTTCGAATATGAAATTTCCGGCATCGACGGCAGCGCAGCGAAATTCGTCGGATATTGCCTTGATAACAGCGAAGAAGTCGTTCCCGACCGTGTGCGTCCGTCTGTGCTTGTGATTCCGGGCGGCGGTTACGAAATGACGTCGGATCGTGAGGCGGAGCCGATTGCGATGCAGTTTCTTGCGGCCGGTTTCAACGCTTTTGTGCTGCGATATTCGGTGAAGCCTTCCGTTTTTCCAGTTGCGCTGTTGGAAGCTGCCGGTGCGATGACGATGATTCGTGAGCATGCCGCCGAGTGGCATGTCGATCCGGATGCGATTGCCGTGATTGGCTTTTCCGCAGGTGGTCATCTTGCTGCGAATCTCGCCACCTCCACCAGCGACGATGTTCTTGTCGCTCATGGTTACGATCCGGATGCGGTGCGTCCGAATGGTTTGATGCTCGCCTATCCGGTGATCACGTCTGGCCCGCTCGCCCATCGCGGCAGTTTCGATTCGCTGCTTGGTGAACGCCGCAACGATTCACAAGCGCTTGAATCCGTGTCGATCGAACGTCATATCGACGCCAAAACACCGCCGGTTTTCGCATGGCATACCGTTCCCGACGAAACCGTGCCATACGAAAACACACTGATGCTGATCGACGCTTGCAAGAAAGCCGGAGTCAGCATCGAAGCGCACCTATTCCCGCAAGGCGGGCATGGACTGTCGTTGGGCACTGCGGAAACCGCATGGCAGGGCGTCAACGGCATTGAACCGAGTATCCAGATCTGGCCGCAGCTGGCTGTCTCTTGGATGCGCAGAACGTTCGCACGATAA